One stretch of Corynebacterium callunae DSM 20147 DNA includes these proteins:
- the infC gene encoding translation initiation factor IF-3, protein MVRYVNFSRTANRGVHISAEARINERIRVPEVRLVGPNGEQVGIVRIEDARKLAFDADLDLVEVAPNAKPPVCKIMDYGKFKYEQAQKARESRKNQQQTVVKEQKLRPKIDDHDYETKKSNVIRFLEKGSKVKVTIMFRGREQARPELGYRLLERLANDVADFGIVETRAKQDGRNMTMVLGPVRKGKK, encoded by the coding sequence GTGGTTCGGTACGTCAATTTTTCCCGCACTGCTAACAGAGGAGTCCACATCAGCGCTGAAGCTCGCATTAATGAGCGTATCCGAGTTCCCGAGGTCCGTCTTGTCGGACCAAATGGTGAGCAGGTTGGCATCGTCCGTATTGAGGATGCACGCAAGCTCGCTTTCGATGCAGACCTAGACCTGGTCGAGGTCGCACCCAACGCCAAGCCTCCGGTCTGCAAGATTATGGACTACGGAAAGTTCAAGTACGAACAGGCTCAAAAAGCCCGTGAGTCACGCAAGAATCAGCAGCAGACAGTGGTCAAGGAGCAGAAGCTTCGTCCCAAGATCGATGATCATGATTATGAGACGAAGAAGAGCAATGTGATCCGCTTCCTCGAGAAGGGATCCAAGGTCAAGGTTACGATCATGTTCCGTGGTCGTGAGCAAGCCCGCCCAGAGCTTGGCTACAGACTCCTTGAGCGCCTGGCAAACGATGTTGCAGATTTCGGCATCGTAGAAACCCGCGCGAAGCAGGACGGAAGAAACATGACAATGGTTCTCGGTCCGGTGCGCAAGGGCAAGAAATAA
- the rpmI gene encoding 50S ribosomal protein L35, which produces MKNKTHKGTAKRVKVTGSGKLVREQANRRHLLEGKASTRTRRLKGIVEVDKADTKRIKRLLGKA; this is translated from the coding sequence ATGAAGAACAAGACCCACAAGGGCACCGCAAAGCGCGTCAAGGTGACTGGTTCCGGCAAGCTCGTTCGCGAGCAGGCTAACCGCCGCCACCTCCTCGAAGGCAAGGCATCCACCCGTACCCGTCGCCTGAAGGGCATCGTTGAGGTTGACAAGGCCGACACCAAGCGCATCAAGCGCCTGCTCGGCAAGGCTTAA
- the rplT gene encoding 50S ribosomal protein L20: MARVKRSVNAKKKRREILKSAKGYRGQRSRLYRKAKEQWLHSMTYSYRDRRARKGEFRKLWIQRINAAARMNGITYNRLIQGLRLAEIEVDRKILAELAVNDFATFSAICEAAKAALPEDVNAPKAA, encoded by the coding sequence GTGGCACGTGTCAAGCGGTCCGTCAACGCCAAGAAGAAGCGTCGCGAAATTCTCAAGTCCGCCAAGGGCTACCGCGGCCAGCGCTCCCGCCTTTACCGTAAGGCAAAGGAGCAGTGGCTGCACTCCATGACTTACTCTTACCGCGATCGTCGCGCTCGTAAGGGTGAGTTCCGTAAGCTGTGGATCCAGCGCATCAACGCTGCTGCCCGCATGAATGGCATCACTTACAACCGTCTCATCCAGGGCCTGCGCCTTGCTGAGATCGAGGTTGACCGCAAGATCCTTGCTGAGCTTGCTGTTAACGACTTTGCAACCTTCTCCGCAATTTGCGAGGCTGCAAAGGCTGCACTTCCTGAGGACGTTAACGCTCCTAAGGCTGCATAA
- a CDS encoding YciI family protein: protein MCTTILASNKAAQHNQSEEAMQASFAQVEAFNKKLIDDGHFVYACGLTPPESAQVVNPDATITAGPAVSGDKMLGGFWVIEASSPEVAVALAEQGAAACGQPVELRPMQ from the coding sequence GTGTGTACCACGATCCTGGCGTCCAACAAAGCGGCACAGCATAATCAGTCTGAAGAAGCGATGCAGGCGTCATTTGCGCAGGTAGAAGCATTTAACAAGAAACTTATCGACGATGGCCATTTTGTGTACGCATGTGGCCTGACACCGCCGGAATCTGCTCAAGTAGTGAATCCTGATGCCACAATAACCGCAGGTCCAGCCGTATCCGGGGATAAGATGCTGGGAGGTTTCTGGGTTATTGAGGCCTCAAGTCCTGAGGTCGCAGTAGCGTTGGCAGAACAAGGTGCGGCCGCCTGCGGACAACCGGTAGAGCTTCGTCCAATGCAATAA
- a CDS encoding carbohydrate ABC transporter permease, with protein MSTLLLEPEVDNLRKRAKRSKRNEWWLAAALLFPNLLLLVLFTYRPLIDNFRLSFFNWNISSPNSTFIGLNNYVEFFTREDTAQVLLNTLVFTFFAVVGSMVLGLLLAMLLDQKLFGRNFVRSMVFAPFVISGAAIGVAFQFVFDPNFGLVQDLLLRLGISSPQFYQDPKWALFMVTFTFVWKNLGYSFVIYLAALQGLNKDLAEAADIDGASAWTRFWKVTLPQLRPTTFFLSITVTLNSVQVFDIIHTMTRGGPLGNGTTTLVYQVYTETFSNYRAGYGATIATILFLILLTITVIQVRYMDKENKQK; from the coding sequence GTGTCCACATTACTTCTAGAACCAGAAGTGGATAACTTGCGTAAACGTGCCAAGCGCTCCAAAAGGAATGAGTGGTGGCTTGCCGCCGCATTACTCTTTCCAAACCTGCTGCTCTTGGTCCTTTTTACGTACAGACCACTGATCGATAACTTCCGGCTATCTTTTTTTAACTGGAATATTTCCTCTCCCAACTCAACCTTTATTGGGCTCAACAACTACGTGGAGTTTTTCACACGTGAAGATACTGCCCAAGTTCTGCTCAACACCCTTGTATTCACCTTCTTCGCAGTGGTGGGTTCAATGGTGCTTGGCTTGCTCCTTGCCATGTTGCTGGACCAAAAGCTCTTTGGACGTAACTTTGTGCGCTCCATGGTTTTTGCGCCTTTCGTGATCTCCGGTGCAGCAATCGGTGTGGCGTTCCAATTTGTTTTTGACCCCAACTTCGGTTTGGTGCAAGACCTGTTGTTACGCCTGGGAATAAGCTCTCCCCAGTTCTACCAAGATCCCAAATGGGCTCTATTTATGGTGACATTCACCTTCGTGTGGAAGAACCTCGGCTATTCCTTTGTGATCTACCTGGCCGCTTTGCAGGGATTAAATAAGGATCTCGCTGAGGCAGCGGATATTGATGGCGCAAGCGCATGGACACGATTTTGGAAGGTCACCCTTCCGCAATTGCGCCCAACTACCTTCTTCCTCTCGATTACCGTCACCCTCAACTCCGTGCAGGTCTTCGACATCATTCACACCATGACTCGTGGTGGCCCCTTGGGCAATGGCACAACAACCTTGGTTTACCAGGTCTACACCGAAACCTTCAGTAATTACCGAGCAGGTTATGGCGCCACCATTGCCACCATCTTGTTCCTCATTTTGCTGACAATCACGGTTATCCAAGTTCGCTATATGGATAAGGAGAATAAGCAAAAATGA
- a CDS encoding carbohydrate ABC transporter permease → MISTNNSLLLKIMGYVGMIAAILFIGVPLLFIVLTSFKQQSEIYTQPVTWVPSEFSLENYQSVFERVPFLDYFKNSVIITVILCAVKIVLGVISAYALSILRFPGRNLVFLLVISALMVPSEVTVISNYAFVSQLGWRDTYQGIIVPLAGIAFGTFLMRNHFMSIPTELIEAARMDHCGHFRMLWKVLLPISMPTLVAFSMITVVNEWNQYLWPFLMAETENSATLPIGLTMLQNNEGVSNWGPVMAATIMTMLPVLVMFLALQQYMIKGLISGAVKG, encoded by the coding sequence ATGATCTCCACAAATAACAGCCTGCTGCTAAAAATCATGGGTTATGTGGGCATGATTGCGGCGATTCTCTTTATCGGAGTGCCGCTGCTGTTCATCGTTCTTACCAGTTTCAAGCAACAATCTGAGATTTATACCCAACCAGTTACCTGGGTGCCTTCAGAATTTAGCTTGGAAAACTACCAGAGCGTTTTTGAACGTGTGCCTTTCCTTGACTACTTCAAAAACTCGGTCATCATTACCGTAATTTTGTGTGCCGTCAAGATTGTTTTGGGCGTCATTTCTGCTTATGCGCTCTCCATTTTGCGATTCCCCGGCCGTAACCTGGTGTTCCTCCTGGTTATTTCGGCATTGATGGTTCCTTCAGAAGTTACCGTTATTTCCAACTACGCATTTGTGAGCCAGTTGGGTTGGCGCGATACCTACCAAGGCATCATCGTTCCATTGGCCGGCATCGCTTTTGGCACCTTCCTTATGCGAAATCACTTCATGTCAATTCCAACCGAATTGATTGAAGCCGCACGCATGGACCACTGCGGGCATTTCCGCATGTTGTGGAAGGTTTTACTGCCGATCTCTATGCCCACCCTGGTGGCTTTCTCCATGATCACCGTGGTTAATGAATGGAATCAATACCTGTGGCCATTCCTCATGGCTGAAACGGAAAATTCTGCAACCTTGCCAATTGGTCTAACCATGCTGCAAAACAATGAAGGCGTTTCCAACTGGGGTCCGGTTATGGCGGCCACCATCATGACCATGTTGCCCGTGCTTGTGATGTTCCTGGCGCTGCAGCAATACATGATCAAGGGCCTCATCTCTGGCGCTGTCAAAGGCTAA
- a CDS encoding ABC transporter substrate-binding protein — MSFNPQISRRNFLAAVGVAGAGATLAACAGTGGSTSSAEGSSAEGATNTIVWWSNHPANSKDVELELISRFEAENPDLKVQLIDAGANYKEVSQKFNAALSGGDLPDLVVLSDTEWFNFAINGATANIDEVAKRNNIDTSTYVDSLYNDYTHEGGHYGLPFARSTVLFYYNKDLWAKAGLEDRGPNSWEEFSEWGPKLQEAIGSGFAHGWGDATNYLSWTFEGPMWSLGGNYSEGWESRLTTPETIRAVEWLKSTVDNGYATVSTDVTNEFATGLIGSCIQSTGDLSSVAEAATFNWGVAPLPNPTGEGACPTGGAGLGIPSGISEERQNNAMKFIDFITNTSNTGYWSRETGYMPVRKDAAQDTEHAAFLKENPAYNVAVEQLPHTRSQDNFRVLLPNGDRTIGDALEKICLTGADIDVTLADVETQLNTIYKRDIEPLI; from the coding sequence ATGTCTTTTAATCCTCAGATTTCTCGTCGTAATTTCCTCGCAGCAGTTGGCGTCGCAGGCGCTGGCGCTACCTTGGCTGCGTGTGCAGGCACCGGTGGAAGCACCTCCTCCGCAGAAGGTTCCAGCGCAGAAGGCGCAACCAACACCATTGTGTGGTGGTCTAACCACCCTGCAAACTCCAAGGATGTTGAGCTAGAGCTCATTTCTCGCTTTGAGGCTGAGAACCCAGATCTAAAGGTTCAGCTGATTGATGCTGGCGCTAACTACAAGGAAGTTTCTCAGAAGTTCAACGCAGCACTGTCCGGTGGCGACCTTCCTGACCTGGTTGTGCTTTCTGATACCGAGTGGTTTAACTTTGCCATCAACGGAGCAACCGCAAACATTGATGAGGTAGCAAAGCGCAACAACATCGACACCTCCACCTATGTCGATTCCCTCTACAATGACTACACCCATGAGGGTGGCCACTATGGTCTGCCTTTTGCTCGTTCCACCGTGCTTTTCTACTACAACAAGGATCTGTGGGCTAAGGCTGGCCTCGAGGATCGTGGACCAAACTCTTGGGAAGAGTTCTCCGAGTGGGGCCCTAAGCTGCAGGAAGCAATTGGCTCCGGCTTTGCACATGGTTGGGGAGACGCAACCAACTACCTCTCCTGGACTTTCGAAGGCCCAATGTGGTCCCTCGGTGGCAACTACTCTGAGGGCTGGGAGTCTCGTCTGACCACCCCAGAAACCATCCGCGCAGTTGAGTGGTTGAAGTCCACCGTGGACAACGGATACGCAACTGTCTCCACCGATGTCACCAATGAGTTTGCAACTGGCCTTATCGGCTCCTGCATTCAGTCCACCGGTGACCTTTCCTCCGTTGCAGAAGCTGCCACCTTCAACTGGGGTGTCGCTCCACTGCCAAACCCAACTGGCGAAGGTGCTTGCCCAACCGGTGGTGCTGGCCTGGGCATCCCATCTGGTATCTCCGAAGAGCGCCAAAACAACGCTATGAAGTTCATTGACTTCATCACCAACACCTCCAACACCGGCTACTGGTCCCGCGAGACCGGCTACATGCCAGTTCGTAAGGACGCAGCTCAGGACACTGAGCACGCTGCATTCCTGAAGGAAAACCCTGCATACAACGTTGCAGTGGAGCAGTTGCCACACACCCGTTCCCAGGACAACTTCCGCGTGCTGCTGCCAAACGGTGACCGCACCATCGGCGATGCGCTGGAAAAGATCTGCCTCACCGGTGCAGATATCGATGTCACCTTGGCTGATGTTGAGACTCAGCTCAACACCATCTACAAGCGCGACATTGAGCCACTGATCTAA
- a CDS encoding ABC transporter ATP-binding protein codes for MASIVFENVTRKYTPGARAAVDKLNLEIADGEFLVLVGPSGCGKSTSLRMLAGLEPIDEGRLLIDGKDATGLRPQDRDIAMVFQSYALYPNMTVRENMAFALKNQKVKKAEIEKRVTEASRILQLDPYLDRKPAALSGGQRQRVAMGRAIVREPAVFCMDEPLSNLDAKLRVSTRAEISALQRRMGVTTVYVTHDQVEAMTMGDRVAVLLLGVLQQVDTPQNLYDYPANAFVASFIGSPSMNLIEGTIAGDAVRIGKNVKINLPDHLAAHLRQNPGEFEGRAVIVGARPEHMYLTSAQESGAIAAEVSHIDELGADSMVYVMAEGVKNPNTDVLGEGIPEDMRVQVIPAEAGDRAQIGIRVDRHHGLRPGDKVHVVAAPQDVHLFDGLDGRRLGSAKESAQQKQQA; via the coding sequence ATGGCGTCAATCGTCTTTGAAAACGTCACCCGAAAGTACACCCCAGGCGCTCGGGCAGCCGTCGATAAGCTCAATCTAGAAATTGCCGACGGTGAGTTTTTGGTACTTGTTGGCCCCTCTGGCTGCGGCAAGTCCACCTCATTGCGCATGCTCGCCGGCCTTGAGCCTATCGACGAAGGACGTTTGCTTATCGACGGCAAAGACGCCACTGGTTTGCGTCCCCAGGACCGTGACATCGCCATGGTTTTCCAAAGCTATGCCCTTTATCCGAATATGACTGTTCGGGAAAACATGGCTTTTGCTTTGAAAAACCAAAAGGTGAAAAAAGCTGAGATTGAAAAGCGCGTTACTGAGGCCTCTCGTATTCTGCAGCTTGATCCTTATTTGGATCGCAAGCCTGCAGCACTTTCCGGTGGCCAGCGCCAACGTGTGGCAATGGGTCGCGCTATCGTGCGCGAACCAGCAGTGTTCTGCATGGATGAGCCACTGTCAAACTTGGATGCCAAGTTGCGTGTATCTACCCGTGCAGAGATTTCTGCGCTGCAAAGGCGTATGGGTGTGACCACGGTTTATGTCACCCACGATCAGGTGGAAGCGATGACCATGGGAGACCGCGTGGCTGTCTTGCTATTAGGTGTGTTGCAGCAGGTTGATACCCCACAAAACCTATATGACTATCCTGCCAACGCGTTTGTAGCAAGCTTTATTGGCTCGCCTTCAATGAACCTTATTGAAGGCACCATTGCAGGGGATGCGGTGCGCATTGGCAAGAACGTCAAGATCAACTTGCCGGATCATCTCGCCGCGCACTTGCGTCAAAACCCAGGTGAGTTTGAAGGCCGAGCAGTGATTGTGGGTGCTCGACCAGAGCATATGTATCTCACTTCCGCGCAGGAAAGCGGTGCAATTGCTGCAGAAGTCAGCCACATTGATGAACTTGGTGCTGATTCCATGGTTTATGTCATGGCTGAAGGTGTAAAAAACCCCAATACTGATGTTTTGGGTGAGGGCATTCCAGAAGATATGCGTGTCCAGGTAATCCCAGCTGAAGCAGGGGATAGGGCACAGATTGGTATTCGGGTGGACCGTCATCATGGCCTGCGCCCGGGCGATAAGGTACATGTCGTGGCAGCCCCACAAGATGTTCACCTTTTTGACGGCCTTGATGGTCGCCGCCTGGGTTCGGCGAAAGAATCTGCTCAGCAAAAACAGCAGGCATAA
- a CDS encoding glycerophosphodiester phosphodiesterase — protein MHIVAHRGAEDLHLENSMAAFQAAAPADAFELDVHTTLDNQLIVLHDRTAARVAAADSAHRDAPVASLTLEQVKEITLLDGSRVPTLEEVLAATELPIQVEIKAPSAVPALQTLLARQPSELERLLFICFIDVASVELADRLPAARLGFLREHGFGDLSVLEQVPARNAAAVLPYWKSLELEAISALHARGIKVGCWTIRDEHSFDIAQQAGVDFVTVSDPTRFLNPGNPSPLQW, from the coding sequence ATGCATATTGTTGCCCACCGTGGTGCTGAGGATTTGCACCTAGAAAATTCCATGGCTGCTTTTCAGGCTGCAGCCCCCGCGGATGCATTTGAGTTGGATGTGCACACCACCCTGGACAACCAGCTGATTGTGCTCCATGACCGCACCGCAGCGCGCGTGGCTGCAGCGGATTCTGCACACCGCGATGCTCCAGTGGCGTCTTTAACGCTGGAGCAGGTTAAAGAAATAACGCTTCTCGACGGCTCCCGCGTCCCAACACTGGAGGAAGTCTTGGCAGCCACTGAGTTGCCCATCCAGGTAGAAATTAAGGCGCCGAGCGCCGTACCGGCGCTTCAGACCTTATTGGCGCGACAGCCTTCCGAATTGGAAAGGCTGCTATTTATCTGCTTTATTGACGTCGCTTCGGTGGAACTTGCAGATCGGTTGCCTGCAGCACGCTTGGGCTTTTTAAGAGAACATGGTTTTGGCGATCTCAGCGTTTTGGAGCAAGTGCCAGCCCGCAACGCAGCTGCGGTACTTCCCTACTGGAAGTCCTTGGAACTAGAGGCAATTTCCGCATTGCATGCTCGAGGTATCAAGGTGGGTTGCTGGACTATTCGTGATGAACATTCCTTTGATATTGCGCAGCAGGCTGGCGTGGATTTTGTAACAGTAAGTGATCCCACCAGATTTTTAAATCCTGGAAATCCTTCACCTTTGCAGTGGTAA
- a CDS encoding TrmH family RNA methyltransferase: MALDFNDPFTERTPRIVNAAKLHRASQRRKDKKFLVEGENSVDAAIATGAATDLFVTEEAAQRFEAVVRTAGYMNVYIHAITDKAAKHLSDTVTTTGIFALCDDVMWSVGKAINGQPRLVSVPVETREPGNAGTLIRVSDAVGADAVVFAGESVDPQGAKAVRSSAGSLFHIPVARNTDINDVLGQLRSKGLQILATSADGEVDLDDAEELLSKPTAWLFGNEAHGLGEELLAKADHRIRIPIRGRAESLNLATAAAICLYESSKALFADEER, from the coding sequence ATGGCTTTGGACTTTAATGACCCGTTCACCGAACGCACCCCGCGGATTGTAAATGCCGCAAAATTGCACCGCGCATCTCAGCGTCGCAAAGATAAAAAATTCCTCGTTGAGGGCGAAAACTCCGTAGATGCAGCAATTGCAACCGGTGCCGCAACCGACCTCTTTGTTACCGAAGAAGCAGCTCAGCGCTTTGAAGCGGTGGTGCGCACAGCTGGATATATGAACGTTTATATCCACGCCATCACCGATAAGGCCGCAAAACACCTCAGTGATACCGTCACCACCACTGGCATTTTTGCGCTTTGCGACGACGTGATGTGGTCAGTGGGCAAGGCCATCAACGGCCAACCACGCCTGGTGAGCGTACCGGTAGAAACCCGCGAACCCGGCAACGCCGGCACGCTTATCCGCGTCTCCGACGCGGTTGGCGCGGACGCTGTAGTTTTTGCTGGTGAATCCGTGGATCCCCAGGGTGCCAAGGCAGTGCGTTCCTCCGCTGGATCCTTGTTCCACATTCCAGTAGCGCGTAATACCGACATCAATGATGTACTGGGTCAGCTGCGCTCTAAGGGACTGCAAATTCTAGCTACCTCCGCAGATGGGGAAGTAGACCTTGATGATGCAGAAGAACTACTTTCCAAGCCTACTGCCTGGCTTTTTGGCAATGAAGCCCACGGCCTTGGCGAAGAGCTTTTGGCTAAAGCTGATCACCGCATTCGCATTCCGATTCGGGGACGCGCAGAATCCTTGAACCTGGCAACTGCAGCCGCAATCTGCCTTTATGAATCCTCGAAGGCACTTTTTGCCGACGAAGAGCGCTAG
- the pheS gene encoding phenylalanine--tRNA ligase subunit alpha, which yields MSEIQLTEASLNEAADAAIKAFDGAQNLEELAALRRDHLGEAAPIPQARRSLGSIPKDQRKDAGRFVNMALGRAEKHFAQVKVVLEEKRNAEVLELERVDVTVPTTRAQTGALHPITILNEQIADIFVGMGWEIAEGPEVEAEYFNFDALNFLPDHPARTLQDTFHIGPEGSRQVMRTHTSPVQVRTMLDREVPIYIACPGRVFRTDELDATHTPVFHQIEGLAVDKGLTMAHLRGTLDHLAKELFGPETKTRMRSNYFPFTEPSAEVDVWFPNKKGGAGWIEWGGCGMVNPNVLRAVGIDPEEYTGFAFGMGIERTLQFRNGLSDMRDMVEGDIRFTLPFGIQA from the coding sequence GTGTCCGAAATTCAGTTGACCGAAGCCAGTTTGAATGAGGCAGCAGATGCTGCGATCAAGGCTTTCGACGGCGCTCAAAACCTGGAGGAGCTCGCCGCACTGCGCCGTGACCACCTCGGCGAAGCAGCGCCAATCCCACAGGCACGTCGTTCCCTAGGAAGCATTCCTAAGGACCAGCGTAAAGATGCGGGTCGCTTTGTCAACATGGCACTCGGCCGTGCAGAAAAGCACTTTGCTCAGGTCAAGGTGGTTCTTGAAGAAAAGCGCAATGCTGAAGTTCTCGAACTTGAGCGCGTGGATGTCACCGTTCCAACCACCCGCGCCCAAACTGGCGCCCTGCACCCCATCACCATCCTGAATGAGCAGATCGCTGATATCTTTGTGGGCATGGGCTGGGAAATCGCCGAGGGACCTGAGGTTGAAGCTGAATACTTCAACTTCGATGCCCTGAACTTCCTGCCAGATCACCCGGCTCGTACCCTGCAGGATACTTTCCACATCGGACCAGAGGGCTCCCGTCAGGTCATGCGTACCCACACCTCACCAGTACAGGTACGCACCATGCTCGACCGTGAAGTTCCTATTTATATCGCCTGCCCAGGCCGTGTTTTCCGCACCGATGAGCTAGACGCCACCCATACCCCAGTTTTCCACCAGATTGAAGGTTTGGCAGTTGATAAGGGCCTGACCATGGCTCATTTGCGCGGCACCCTGGATCACCTAGCTAAGGAGCTTTTTGGTCCAGAAACCAAGACCCGTATGCGTTCCAATTACTTCCCCTTCACCGAGCCTTCCGCAGAGGTAGATGTGTGGTTCCCTAATAAGAAGGGTGGCGCAGGCTGGATCGAGTGGGGCGGCTGTGGCATGGTCAACCCAAACGTGCTGCGTGCAGTAGGTATTGATCCAGAAGAATACACCGGTTTCGCCTTTGGTATGGGTATTGAGCGCACCCTGCAGTTCCGCAATGGACTGAGCGATATGCGCGATATGGTCGAAGGCGATATTCGCTTCACCTTGCCATTCGGTATCCAGGCTTAA